The following proteins come from a genomic window of Mustela lutreola isolate mMusLut2 chromosome 6, mMusLut2.pri, whole genome shotgun sequence:
- the LOC131833026 gene encoding histone H2B type 1-C/E/F/G/I produces the protein MPEPAKSAPAPKKGSKKAVTKAQKKDGKKRKRSRKESYSVYVYKVLKQVHPDTGISSKAMGIMNSFVNDIFERIAGEASRLAHYNKRSTITSREIQTAVRLLLPGELAKHAVSEGTKAVTKYTSSK, from the coding sequence ATGCCTGAACCCGCGAAGTCCGCTCCGGCCCCGAAGAAGGGCTCCAAGAAGGCGGTGACCAAGGCGCAGAAGAAGGACGGCAAGAAGCGCAAGCGCAGCCGCAAGGAGAGCTACTCGGTGTACGTGTACAAGGTGCTGAAGCAGGTGCACCCCGACACCGGCATCTCGTCCAAGGCCATGGGCATCATGAACTCGTTCGTCAACGACATCTTCGAGCGCATCGCGGGCGAGGCGTCCCGCCTGGCGCACTACAACAAGCGCTCGACCATCACGTCCAGGGAGATCCAGACGGCCGTGCGCCTGCTGCTGCCCGGGGAGCTCGCCAAGCACGCCGTGTCCGAGGGCACCAAGGCCGTCACCAAGTACACCAGCTCCAAGTGA